TGAGACGGGTCACCCAGACCCAGAAAACTCATGGAAGCCTCAAGGAGCAAGGCCACCGCCACCGCCAGAATAAACTTTGCAGCCACCAGTGGCAATACATTCGGAAGTACATGCCGCCACATCAGGCGGAATTCACTTGCCCCCATAATACGGGCGGATTCCACGTAACCGCTCTGGCGGATAGTAATCACCTGCGAACGGATTACCCGTGCCGTCCCCGGCCAGAGAGTCAGGGCGATAACCAGAATAATATTCCAGATACTGGGTCCCAGATATACCGAAAGGAGTATTACCAGAGGCAGAGCCGGTATAACCAGAAATATATCAGCCATACCCATCAGTACATTATCCAGCCAGCCGCGGCGGAATCCTGCCCAGATACCCACCGCCACCCCCAGCAAAGTAGCCAGAGAGGCAGATACAAAACCTACCCACAGGGATACTCTGGCAGAATAAACCAGCTCGGAAAATATATCCTGCCCCACGTCATTAGTCCCCAGCAGATGCTGGGCAGAAGGGTGCAGAAAAGCCTGTCCGTAAGTCCACGGGTCATGCGGGGAAATCAGCGGAGCAAATACCGCTGAAAGCACGAATATCCCCAGAAGTACCACCCCGAAGAACAGGAGTTTATTTGCGGTCAGTTTTTTAAGGATATTCATCTTAAGCTGTCCTCGGATCAAGGCGTCTGTAAAGCAGGTCTGCCGTCATGTTAGCCAGCAGGACACAAACTGCAATAATTAAAAAGGCACCCTGAATAAGTGGATAATCACGCGCCCCGATAGCTTCATAAATAAGCGTCCCCATGCCCGGCCAGGAAAAAACGGTTTCCACCAGCAGTACTCCCGAAAAAAGCATGCCAAACTGAATAGCGGTAACCGTCACCAAAGGAGCAAGTGAATTTCTGAGTATATGTTTAAAAAGAATCCGCCCGCGGCTGAGCCCCTTGGCTCTGGCCATCAGGATATAATCTTCTCCGCAAATGGAGATAACCGTATTTCTCATAATCAGAAAATCATAGGCCGCCTTAAACAGGGTAATAACCAGCAGGGGCAGCGCCATATGCCAGAGCAGGTCTGCAAAATAGGCAAAACCGCT
This sequence is a window from Dehalococcoides mccartyi 195. Protein-coding genes within it:
- a CDS encoding ABC transporter permease gives rise to the protein MNILKKLTANKLLFFGVVLLGIFVLSAVFAPLISPHDPWTYGQAFLHPSAQHLLGTNDVGQDIFSELVYSARVSLWVGFVSASLATLLGVAVGIWAGFRRGWLDNVLMGMADIFLVIPALPLVILLSVYLGPSIWNIILVIALTLWPGTARVIRSQVITIRQSGYVESARIMGASEFRLMWRHVLPNVLPLVAAKFILAVAVALLLEASMSFLGLGDPSQKSWGMMLHYAFSRGGFVQNLYWWYLPPGLCITLCILGLTFINMSFEDRTDPRLQRILDR